The following are encoded in a window of Rubellicoccus peritrichatus genomic DNA:
- a CDS encoding biopolymer transporter ExbD, producing the protein MARTFRRKQSMAAISEINVTPLIDLAFALLIIFMITTPLLEQTIPLQLPLENQRPQASRDDTQFQTVSIRADGKVYWGDEPVTLATLDDLLGSAAANPDPPVISIRADGRIPYQKVIEVIDLVKGNDLTRISLDTQVK; encoded by the coding sequence ATGGCACGCACTTTTCGCAGGAAGCAAAGCATGGCGGCGATCTCTGAGATCAACGTGACGCCGTTGATTGATTTGGCTTTTGCCTTGCTCATCATTTTCATGATCACAACGCCGTTGTTGGAGCAAACCATTCCTCTGCAATTGCCTCTCGAAAATCAACGACCTCAGGCCTCAAGGGATGACACTCAATTTCAAACCGTGTCGATTCGTGCTGATGGTAAAGTCTATTGGGGGGATGAGCCAGTTACTTTGGCTACCTTGGATGATCTGTTGGGCTCTGCCGCGGCAAACCCCGATCCGCCTGTGATTAGTATTCGGGCTGATGGTCGTATCCCGTATCAAAAAGTCATCGAAGTGATCGATTTAGTCAAAGGCAATGACCTGACGCGTATCAGTCTAGATACACAAGTGAAGTGA
- a CDS encoding MotA/TolQ/ExbB proton channel family protein has product MSFVSSFFYIAEASSPNVFTYFGDSNVAGKFIVVALVIFSLLAWTVMIGKYLDLSRLRSLNLSFEQKLGEARRILSLNLGSQAKGLGPYATLTDSAVSAAHRHNAENFSERAVTIRMGHVENALQRSVAQQTISYESKMVVLGSIVTGAPFLGLLGTVWGVMDAFGSMALQSSATLQNLAPGVSGALLTTVAGLLVAIPSVFGYNFLLTQTKLLVTELENFASALADRIELELESESELED; this is encoded by the coding sequence ATGTCATTCGTTTCTTCTTTCTTTTATATCGCTGAAGCCAGTAGCCCGAACGTCTTCACTTATTTTGGTGATTCCAATGTGGCTGGAAAGTTCATCGTCGTCGCATTGGTCATATTCAGCTTGCTGGCATGGACTGTGATGATCGGCAAATACCTGGATTTATCGCGCTTGCGTTCACTGAACTTGAGTTTCGAGCAGAAGCTGGGTGAGGCCCGTCGGATTCTTAGTTTGAATTTGGGGAGTCAGGCGAAAGGCTTGGGGCCTTATGCCACTTTGACTGATTCAGCGGTTTCGGCAGCGCATCGTCATAATGCAGAGAATTTTTCCGAGCGTGCGGTGACGATTCGAATGGGCCATGTGGAAAATGCTCTCCAGCGCTCCGTTGCGCAGCAGACGATCAGTTATGAGTCCAAGATGGTTGTCCTCGGTTCAATTGTTACGGGTGCTCCTTTTCTTGGCTTGCTTGGGACGGTTTGGGGCGTGATGGATGCCTTTGGTTCCATGGCCTTGCAGAGCTCAGCCACCTTGCAGAATCTTGCACCTGGTGTTTCGGGAGCTTTGCTGACAACGGTTGCCGGGCTGCTCGTTGCGATTCCGTCGGTATTCGGTTATAACTTCCTCCTGACTCAGACGAAACTCCTTGTCACTGAGTTGGAAAACTTTGCCAGTGCTCTGGCTGACCGGATTGAGCTTGAGTTGGAGTCGGAATCCGAATTGGAGGATTGA
- a CDS encoding sulfatase-like hydrolase/transferase yields MNSLKWIPYLRLITLAALVSVAHGKDKPNVILIFADDISARELPFYGSSTWTEPSGRDTQDPNFQAKTPVFDKLAEEGVWVTNAWAATVCSPSRAMMMTGRYANLHKWWHNNDYGKIDDGTKWPKPVALYLTSPLQIGHLAQQAGYATQWSGKTQMKHCDYELFGFDEGCFTPGSYLFGQNPHTDFQLIQNKGKKTQTNLDTGEEIDFYAQASWYWQPSVALMNHPSNKEAIEWWPNTPESKKSFGLTTYAPDVEMDFIFEFIERKHAEGKPFFIYHTEHLGHDGFDYLDPTSGSMWPGTPVVEWDGEGYTRIEPKITGDKGVYDTHGTVSDPGIHKHVEYLDYHVWLYMEKLKEMGIEDNTIIIFCADNGTWKYGKSSHDRQKGTHVPFLIYAPGQNLTKQGEQDILVSLADILPTLADIMGTEIPEDYEIHGESLWPYLTSDQEKHRDWIYAYKSDKQLIRGDKVMLDGYGKWWDVSETPDDLISFAQITDWETASPEHRAERDRLSAILPDYDNYHTEHDPVIQ; encoded by the coding sequence ATGAACTCCCTCAAATGGATTCCCTACCTCAGACTGATAACGTTGGCAGCACTCGTCAGTGTTGCTCACGGGAAAGATAAGCCAAATGTGATATTGATCTTTGCAGACGACATCAGCGCCCGGGAATTACCATTTTACGGATCATCCACTTGGACTGAGCCGAGTGGTAGAGATACTCAGGATCCCAATTTTCAAGCGAAGACACCGGTTTTCGATAAACTGGCCGAAGAGGGTGTTTGGGTGACTAACGCGTGGGCCGCAACAGTCTGTTCCCCAAGTCGTGCTATGATGATGACTGGACGTTATGCGAACTTGCATAAGTGGTGGCATAACAATGACTATGGAAAGATAGACGACGGAACGAAATGGCCCAAGCCTGTTGCGCTATACCTCACATCTCCCTTGCAAATTGGCCACCTTGCGCAGCAGGCTGGCTATGCGACGCAGTGGTCCGGCAAGACTCAAATGAAGCACTGCGATTATGAGCTCTTCGGCTTTGATGAAGGTTGTTTCACACCCGGCTCCTACTTGTTTGGTCAGAACCCGCATACCGACTTCCAACTGATTCAAAACAAGGGAAAGAAAACTCAAACCAATTTGGATACTGGCGAAGAAATCGATTTTTATGCGCAAGCAAGTTGGTACTGGCAGCCATCCGTTGCCTTGATGAACCATCCAAGTAATAAAGAGGCGATTGAGTGGTGGCCTAACACGCCCGAGTCCAAAAAATCGTTTGGCCTGACTACCTATGCTCCCGATGTTGAGATGGATTTCATATTCGAGTTTATCGAACGCAAGCATGCAGAAGGAAAGCCCTTCTTCATTTACCACACTGAACATCTCGGCCATGACGGTTTCGATTACCTGGATCCGACTTCAGGCAGCATGTGGCCAGGGACTCCTGTTGTGGAGTGGGATGGCGAAGGATACACTCGTATCGAACCCAAGATAACCGGCGATAAGGGCGTGTACGATACACATGGAACCGTCTCAGACCCCGGTATCCACAAACACGTCGAATATCTCGATTACCACGTTTGGCTTTACATGGAGAAGCTCAAGGAAATGGGCATTGAGGACAACACGATCATCATTTTCTGTGCGGATAATGGAACCTGGAAATACGGCAAAAGCAGTCATGATCGCCAGAAGGGGACTCATGTTCCGTTCCTGATTTATGCGCCAGGCCAAAACCTGACCAAGCAAGGGGAACAAGATATCCTTGTTTCATTGGCTGATATTCTGCCGACTTTGGCTGACATTATGGGCACCGAGATTCCCGAAGATTATGAGATCCATGGAGAGAGTCTCTGGCCATACTTGACAAGTGATCAGGAAAAACACCGTGACTGGATCTACGCCTACAAGAGTGATAAGCAACTCATTCGTGGCGACAAAGTCATGCTGGATGGCTATGGTAAATGGTGGGATGTCTCAGAAACACCTGATGATCTTATCAGTTTTGCTCAAATAACTGATTGGGAGACAGCATCGCCTGAGCATCGGGCCGAGCGTGATCGCCTAAGCGCTATCCTGCCTGACTATGATAACTACCATACTGAACATGATCCTGTGATTCAGTAG
- a CDS encoding PfkB family carbohydrate kinase yields the protein MEYREKTLHELGLKASEISSKSALVGFDGFVDKIVNPVDQRHGKGDDFTPISTIAEFGGRISAASGKSANIEMYQRMEKLGGNGPIMAHALLSGGSKVRYIGALGKPAIHPVFKEFAEETDAVSITGPGITTAAEFKDGKIMLGDMQSLDEVTYDSMVEAMGEGALFDAFSRADLIAMVNWTMLPNMSNLFIDLIERVFPNLGPRDHRNFFFDLADPAKRSEGDIASVLNIIKRFQNFGSVTLGLNFSEAQQIYSVLGHEKADSTPDELKRMAMTIRQDLDIATVVVHPTTSAACANRDGAWWVEGPYCEHPKITTGAGDHFNAGFATGQLLGLSPEACLTTAVCVSGSYVRTAKSPSLSDVSHFLRGWDSK from the coding sequence ATGGAATACCGAGAAAAAACGCTCCACGAACTCGGCCTCAAAGCCAGTGAAATATCATCCAAGTCTGCACTTGTCGGATTCGACGGTTTTGTCGACAAAATCGTCAATCCTGTCGACCAACGACATGGTAAAGGCGATGACTTTACGCCGATTTCTACGATTGCTGAGTTTGGAGGGCGTATCTCTGCTGCCTCAGGCAAGAGTGCAAACATTGAGATGTATCAGCGCATGGAAAAGCTGGGCGGCAACGGTCCGATCATGGCACATGCCCTACTCTCCGGTGGTTCCAAGGTTCGCTATATTGGTGCTTTGGGTAAGCCAGCAATTCATCCAGTATTCAAAGAATTTGCAGAAGAAACCGACGCCGTCTCGATCACTGGCCCCGGCATCACAACAGCAGCCGAATTCAAGGATGGTAAAATCATGCTTGGCGATATGCAGTCACTTGACGAAGTGACTTACGACTCAATGGTGGAAGCCATGGGTGAAGGTGCCCTTTTTGATGCTTTTTCCCGAGCAGACCTCATTGCCATGGTCAACTGGACCATGCTACCCAACATGAGCAACCTCTTCATCGATTTAATCGAACGGGTGTTTCCCAATCTCGGACCTCGAGACCATCGTAACTTTTTCTTTGACCTGGCCGATCCGGCCAAGCGCTCAGAAGGCGATATCGCCTCAGTTCTTAATATCATCAAGCGCTTCCAGAACTTTGGCAGTGTCACGCTTGGACTGAATTTCAGCGAAGCACAGCAAATTTATTCGGTGCTCGGCCATGAAAAGGCAGATTCAACGCCGGACGAGCTGAAGAGAATGGCAATGACCATTCGCCAGGATCTGGATATCGCGACCGTCGTGGTCCACCCAACCACTTCTGCTGCCTGCGCAAACCGTGATGGTGCGTGGTGGGTCGAAGGTCCTTACTGCGAGCATCCTAAAATAACAACCGGGGCAGGCGATCACTTCAATGCAGGATTCGCGACAGGACAGCTGTTAGGCTTGTCGCCTGAAGCTTGCCTGACGACCGCCGTTTGCGTGTCCGGCAGTTACGTCCGTACGGCCAAAAGCCCAAGTCTTTCCGACGTTTCACATTTCTTAAGAGGTTGGGACAGTAAGTAG
- the tmk gene encoding dTMP kinase: MRGGFLISFEGSEGSGKTTQIKSLAERIEKSGREIITTREPGGTPIGEHIRNLLKYEECASAMCPETELLLFAASRAQLVRELIEPSIEAGKIVLCDRYLDSTTVYQGVARQISADPVQMINRFAVGDRIPDLTVVVDVPAEIGLARAKGRANEKPDRMEQESIDFYESVREGYLILARSLPERFLVVDGTEPPKSITEEIWLELERRFDVS; the protein is encoded by the coding sequence ATGCGAGGTGGATTTCTTATTTCTTTCGAAGGCTCCGAGGGTAGCGGTAAAACAACGCAAATCAAGAGCCTGGCCGAGCGGATTGAGAAATCCGGTCGGGAGATCATCACAACACGTGAACCAGGTGGCACTCCCATCGGAGAGCATATCCGTAATCTCCTCAAATATGAGGAGTGTGCTAGTGCGATGTGTCCGGAAACTGAACTCCTTCTATTTGCTGCCAGCCGGGCTCAATTGGTTCGCGAATTAATTGAACCTTCCATAGAGGCGGGGAAGATCGTCCTCTGCGACAGGTATCTGGATTCAACTACGGTTTATCAGGGAGTCGCCCGACAAATATCGGCTGATCCCGTCCAGATGATTAATCGCTTTGCAGTGGGAGACCGCATCCCGGACCTAACCGTCGTGGTTGATGTTCCGGCAGAAATCGGGCTTGCCCGTGCAAAAGGCCGTGCAAATGAAAAGCCCGACCGAATGGAACAGGAAAGTATCGATTTCTATGAGAGTGTTCGCGAAGGCTATCTAATCCTCGCCCGAAGTCTGCCTGAGCGCTTCTTAGTCGTTGACGGCACGGAACCACCCAAGAGTATCACGGAAGAAATCTGGCTCGAGCTGGAAAGGCGCTTTGATGTCTCCTAA
- a CDS encoding diacylglycerol kinase, with the protein MKPDEDTSMDDLEDNVRQDKSKDGLQRVWRAMMYSFEGIGSSLKHEAAFRQEMILTVVLTPIAIILPVGFLGKGLMIGSLLIVLITELLNSALEWTIDYISQETHPYAKRAKDMGSAAVFFALLNVLVVWILVILQAFEDGRMAF; encoded by the coding sequence ATGAAGCCGGACGAAGACACCTCCATGGACGACCTTGAAGACAATGTCCGTCAGGACAAATCCAAAGACGGACTCCAACGCGTCTGGCGCGCAATGATGTATTCATTCGAGGGCATTGGCTCCTCCTTGAAACATGAAGCCGCTTTTCGTCAGGAGATGATTCTGACCGTAGTCCTGACGCCTATTGCGATCATCCTGCCAGTCGGCTTCCTTGGCAAAGGGCTCATGATTGGCAGTTTGCTGATTGTTCTTATTACAGAGTTACTCAACAGCGCTCTGGAATGGACTATCGATTACATTTCCCAGGAAACCCATCCCTACGCGAAAAGAGCAAAAGATATGGGAAGCGCTGCGGTTTTCTTTGCATTACTGAATGTGCTCGTAGTCTGGATATTAGTCATCCTGCAAGCCTTTGAGGATGGACGGATGGCCTTCTAA
- the lipA gene encoding lipoyl synthase has protein sequence MEKRTRKPDWLRAKLPSGPGYMETRKNVDEHNLHTVCQSAQCPNMGECWSRGTATVMILGNICTRSCTFCAIHTGRPTELDLGEPARVADSVAKMNLKHVVVTSVARDDLKDGGASVWAATIRAIRHRCPETAIEVLPADFKGKAEHFDILLDAKPDILNHNMETVERLQRPIRKTARYDRSMWVLEYAKSRGFVTKSGIMLGIGEREEEIKQLLSDLRSINVNIITIGQYLQPSKKHTEIDRWVTPDEFKHWQEFGLEIGFDVVESGPLVRSSYHADEQSAMFNLGGNKAVVSA, from the coding sequence ATGGAAAAGCGCACCCGCAAACCTGATTGGCTAAGAGCCAAGCTGCCTTCTGGTCCCGGTTATATGGAGACTCGGAAGAATGTCGACGAACACAACTTGCATACTGTTTGCCAGAGTGCTCAGTGCCCAAATATGGGCGAATGCTGGAGTCGTGGTACGGCAACCGTCATGATTCTTGGCAATATTTGTACGCGATCCTGCACTTTTTGCGCAATTCATACTGGACGACCCACTGAGCTGGATCTTGGAGAACCAGCTCGTGTGGCCGATAGTGTTGCCAAAATGAACCTGAAGCACGTTGTTGTGACTTCGGTAGCGCGTGATGATTTGAAAGATGGCGGTGCTAGTGTTTGGGCAGCGACCATTCGTGCCATCCGTCATCGTTGCCCGGAAACCGCGATCGAGGTTTTACCGGCTGATTTTAAAGGCAAGGCTGAGCACTTTGACATCCTTCTTGATGCCAAGCCCGATATCCTCAACCACAATATGGAAACGGTCGAGCGGCTCCAGCGTCCGATTCGTAAGACGGCGCGCTATGATCGCTCAATGTGGGTTTTGGAATACGCGAAAAGCCGTGGTTTCGTGACCAAGAGCGGCATTATGCTGGGTATTGGTGAGCGTGAGGAAGAAATTAAGCAGTTACTGTCCGACCTTCGGTCTATCAATGTGAATATCATCACAATCGGCCAGTATCTGCAGCCCAGTAAAAAACATACCGAAATTGACCGCTGGGTGACACCTGATGAGTTTAAGCACTGGCAGGAATTTGGCCTGGAAATCGGCTTTGATGTCGTTGAATCAGGTCCGCTTGTGCGTTCTTCCTATCATGCAGATGAACAAAGCGCGATGTTCAACCTCGGTGGTAATAAAGCTGTAGTATCTGCTTGA
- a CDS encoding ABC transporter ATP-binding protein — protein MSNETDNDPAIKVDNLSKRYGKLRAIDGVSFSVERGQVVGFLGPNGAGKSTTMRILCGLMPATSGRAYICGIPVASQAHEAKRKIGYMPEHNPLPADMRVIEYLRYRARLREIHGKAQKKAVDEAMEVCDLHRKARRRLIGTLSKGFRQRVGIADAILAKPDVIIMDEPTIGLDPHQILAIRRLIESLRGQMTVVISSHILPEIERVCDRIIIINQGRVVASGTPDSLREDFLPTTCYRLQVAGDFEEVKSKLSAITPHATIEEKPGDTGDDFREIEIIADSDLQISESLLHALADSSSLRVREVAKLKPNLEDIFMAATKRSYDETASPFQRNGTKNASSPKVNA, from the coding sequence TTGAGTAACGAGACAGACAATGATCCGGCCATCAAGGTCGATAATCTGAGCAAACGCTACGGTAAATTGCGTGCCATTGATGGCGTCAGTTTTTCGGTTGAGCGTGGACAGGTAGTTGGCTTTCTAGGGCCGAATGGAGCAGGAAAGAGCACGACGATGCGAATTCTATGCGGATTGATGCCGGCAACCTCGGGCCGCGCCTACATCTGTGGCATCCCCGTTGCCAGTCAGGCACATGAGGCCAAACGCAAGATTGGCTACATGCCGGAGCATAATCCGCTACCCGCCGACATGCGTGTAATCGAATATCTTCGCTATCGTGCACGCCTCAGAGAAATTCACGGAAAGGCACAAAAGAAAGCCGTAGATGAGGCAATGGAAGTCTGCGATCTACACCGCAAAGCCAGGCGGCGCCTGATTGGGACACTTTCAAAAGGCTTCCGACAAAGAGTTGGAATTGCTGATGCAATCCTGGCCAAACCTGATGTCATTATTATGGACGAACCCACCATCGGGCTCGATCCTCACCAGATTCTTGCCATCCGCCGGCTGATCGAATCTTTACGCGGGCAAATGACCGTCGTCATTTCCAGCCACATTCTTCCCGAGATCGAACGAGTCTGTGACCGGATTATTATCATTAATCAAGGTCGCGTAGTGGCCTCAGGCACACCCGATAGCCTGCGTGAAGACTTTCTGCCAACGACTTGTTACCGCCTGCAGGTTGCGGGTGATTTCGAAGAAGTGAAAAGCAAGCTAAGCGCAATCACACCTCATGCCACTATTGAAGAAAAACCTGGCGATACTGGAGACGACTTTCGCGAAATCGAAATCATTGCCGATTCTGATCTGCAAATTTCAGAATCCCTCCTCCACGCATTGGCAGATTCCTCATCCCTGAGGGTCCGTGAAGTTGCCAAGTTGAAACCGAATCTTGAAGACATATTCATGGCAGCAACCAAACGCAGCTATGACGAAACCGCATCCCCTTTCCAGCGCAATGGCACCAAAAATGCCAGCAGCCCAAAAGTAAACGCCTAA
- a CDS encoding ABC transporter permease translates to MRHFFHLLFHEIRMLWISPATYVAGVLFLVLMAFIYVFYIYIASSEIQATLVSEWFFQAFFWPVFFMVPLLTMRSLAEERRLGTLETLMTTPATAFQIVLSKFIAIYLFYIGMWGLTLIFPFIVEYYRPGLVEEGRLLDKASLLGGYLFVALSGTLYIALGMFTSSLTRSQLVAGMLCFSLLFILIVGGQLLMKQPADVQWLAWLGESVQYIQTFKHLEDFSRGVIDTRPLILYTSCAALFVGITTITVESKA, encoded by the coding sequence ATGCGTCATTTCTTTCATCTTCTTTTTCACGAAATCCGAATGCTATGGATATCTCCAGCGACCTATGTTGCCGGTGTACTCTTTCTCGTTCTGATGGCGTTCATATACGTCTTCTACATTTACATCGCCAGTAGTGAAATTCAGGCCACTTTGGTTTCCGAATGGTTCTTCCAAGCCTTCTTCTGGCCAGTGTTCTTTATGGTTCCATTGCTAACCATGCGGAGCCTTGCAGAAGAAAGACGGCTTGGAACACTTGAGACACTGATGACAACCCCTGCAACAGCTTTTCAAATAGTCCTCAGCAAATTCATTGCAATCTATCTGTTCTATATAGGCATGTGGGGGCTAACCCTGATCTTCCCTTTCATTGTCGAGTATTATCGTCCGGGCCTGGTCGAAGAAGGTCGTCTGTTGGACAAAGCCAGCCTGCTCGGAGGTTACCTTTTCGTTGCCCTCAGTGGCACGCTCTATATAGCGCTTGGCATGTTTACCAGCAGCCTGACACGCAGCCAGTTAGTAGCAGGTATGTTGTGCTTCAGCCTGTTATTCATCCTGATTGTCGGTGGTCAATTACTGATGAAACAGCCCGCTGATGTGCAATGGCTCGCATGGCTGGGCGAATCCGTTCAATACATCCAAACCTTCAAACATCTCGAAGATTTTAGTCGAGGCGTCATCGACACCAGACCATTGATCCTCTATACAAGTTGTGCGGCGCTTTTCGTCGGCATCACCACCATAACCGTGGAGTCAAAAGCATGA
- a CDS encoding GldG family protein, with the protein MSRLDEFRAARWFFGINRSVQILLAVIFVGAINFIATSQFSRHDMTEGNRFSLSPETRAYLRSLETPVRIVVTRPPDSSPQTSRMVFDHLERLLKEYEYAARRDGKSMIELDFISVFRQTDKAEELVEKYGVNPEKENAIIVASGDRYREILGPELYEVNDDMENLFKGEEAFTSAILEVAQEEPLKIYVTGGHGEMQPDSVDPLRGLSQMAGFLKQRNYNWSTLDLLRTPEIPEDAGAVIIPGPQTALLPIEVQKLRKYLDEQNGRVILLLDPARDHGMDDLLYEWGILADDMLVLEPSEEFIAAGGDMLVSRFAEHPITKLLIDSQQRVLFGLSRPVRPDPGAPIDGRTTVIPLLGSSPDSWAERGYRQNTEQRFDKDSDLEGPIPLGAVSERSAATGLGLDLPSGKLVVFGNTAFLSNNRFNSAANKILFYNLLNWALERDSLLNIAPRPVGEYQLTVSRSELGGLFLRLLWIPGGVAILGFLVYLFRRQ; encoded by the coding sequence ATGAGCCGCCTTGATGAATTCAGAGCTGCCCGCTGGTTTTTCGGGATCAACCGATCGGTTCAAATCCTGTTGGCTGTGATATTCGTTGGTGCGATCAACTTCATCGCCACCAGCCAATTTTCCCGTCATGATATGACCGAAGGGAACCGCTTTTCCCTTTCACCGGAAACACGAGCTTACCTACGAAGCCTTGAAACACCGGTTCGCATTGTTGTGACTCGCCCACCGGACTCATCACCGCAAACATCACGCATGGTCTTTGACCATCTTGAGCGGCTCCTGAAAGAGTATGAATATGCAGCCAGACGAGATGGCAAATCGATGATCGAGCTCGATTTCATCAGCGTTTTTCGTCAAACAGACAAAGCCGAAGAGCTTGTTGAAAAGTACGGAGTAAACCCTGAAAAGGAAAACGCGATTATCGTCGCCAGTGGAGATCGATACCGGGAAATCCTGGGACCGGAACTGTATGAAGTGAATGACGATATGGAAAATCTCTTTAAGGGAGAAGAGGCATTTACATCTGCAATTCTTGAAGTCGCCCAGGAGGAGCCGCTCAAAATTTATGTTACTGGCGGCCATGGTGAAATGCAGCCAGACAGCGTAGACCCTCTACGCGGTCTTTCACAGATGGCAGGCTTCCTCAAACAGCGTAACTACAACTGGAGCACACTCGATCTACTGAGAACACCAGAGATACCTGAAGATGCCGGAGCTGTCATTATACCTGGACCGCAAACCGCCCTCCTCCCAATCGAAGTTCAAAAACTACGCAAGTACCTGGATGAGCAAAATGGCCGCGTCATTCTGTTGCTCGATCCGGCCCGTGATCATGGCATGGATGACCTGCTTTATGAGTGGGGCATTCTCGCAGATGACATGCTTGTGCTGGAACCTTCGGAAGAGTTTATCGCGGCAGGCGGCGATATGCTGGTTAGCAGATTTGCCGAACATCCTATCACCAAATTACTCATCGATTCGCAGCAGCGTGTACTTTTTGGCCTGAGCCGCCCGGTTCGTCCCGATCCTGGAGCACCGATCGATGGCCGCACAACAGTAATCCCACTCCTTGGCTCCTCCCCTGACAGTTGGGCGGAACGAGGTTATCGACAGAACACCGAACAAAGATTCGACAAAGACTCTGATCTGGAAGGCCCGATTCCTCTTGGTGCCGTCTCCGAACGCAGTGCCGCAACTGGACTTGGATTAGACCTTCCGAGTGGCAAACTTGTTGTCTTCGGCAACACTGCCTTTTTGAGCAATAATCGTTTTAATTCCGCCGCGAACAAAATCCTTTTCTACAACTTACTTAACTGGGCGCTGGAGCGTGATTCATTGCTCAACATCGCACCCAGACCTGTTGGCGAATATCAACTCACAGTGAGTCGTAGCGAACTCGGCGGTCTCTTCCTCAGACTCCTTTGGATTCCAGGCGGAGTAGCAATCCTTGGATTCCTTGTCTATCTTTTCAGACGCCAATAG